In Candidatus Poribacteria bacterium, the genomic window CCGCCATCGCGCCGTGTCCGGGTGTGATGCCACTTAACAGGTATTGGAATTCCATAGGACGGATTTCGTCAATGTCGCGTGACGGACCATTTGAGATCGCACCGAGGCAACCGATCGCTTTCATCGCTGCAGTCATGTTACCGCCTGCCAAGCCGACCTTGTTCTCGAATTCAGGCGGAAATTTTTGCTCAAATGCCAGAATTGTTGGCTGCTTGGAGGCACCTAACGCATCAATAACATCCATAAAGGAGAGCCCGGGATAGTTCGGATCGGGCACACCGTAGACACATGTCACTGCATACCCAGCAACAGCACCAAGTTCAGGGTACATACAACGGATAGTCGTATCTGTATACCAATTTTCTGTCCACGGATTGTAAAGTCCCAGACAGAGCGGACTCGTCGGATACGTAGCGACCACATTCGTAATCGAGGGTGTATCATATTTACGGAGTTCTGCCAACATTTCCTGTTCTGTTAATGCCATAGTATATTTTCCTTTCTGGCTATCAGCGGTCAGCATTATAGCCATCAGCCATCGGCTGTCAGCCCTCAGCAAAGACGCAAGCGTTATAAAATGTCTCTTTTCTTTATTTCCGATAGCCACTTTGCTGAAAGCGAAGCGACCTGACAGCTGATAGCCAGTTAAACAGCCATTTCCCTACCGGCGTGCGCACGTCCGATGCGTGCAGCTTCTTCGCCACCCCCGGTAATTCGCACACCCGCGTCAATACTTTCCTTAATTGTATCAGGTGACGTGCTCT contains:
- a CDS encoding RraA family protein, which gives rise to MALTEQEMLAELRKYDTPSITNVVATYPTSPLCLGLYNPWTENWYTDTTIRCMYPELGAVAGYAVTCVYGVPDPNYPGLSFMDVIDALGASKQPTILAFEQKFPPEFENKVGLAGGNMTAAMKAIGCLGAISNGPSRDIDEIRPMEFQYLLSGITPGHGAMAVQAVNVPVSIAGMDVAPGEIIHMDENGACKFPGDKLEAVLTNVKALLKEEGDRIGKLLSGPKTAKQVRAIFSGHSYAEDDEE